The segment TCATTCGTCAAGCTTGTCTTTGATTCTAAGATATCTTATCCTAAATTGCTTGAGCTAAAAAGACAACTAAATTGGTAATGAATGCTTTAGAACAGTGTAGAGAGACACTATATATAACAAtgtatttagatattatttaaagtaatgaaattgatgtatttattaaaatctaagaatTGAACACAAGTTGATAGAATATAAATTCTTAACTGATTTaacgaattttaagaaataaaaaattagttgacAAAGGATGCATATTTGCCTTTTCAAAAAGTTGTAgtatgattatattaaaattaaacaaaatacgAATGATTGgagcacatttttatttaataatcaagaatcttatatttttcaatggATTTAATCTAACATATTTATACTAGTTTCTTtaagaatgaaaagtaaaattaaagatttaattgtttttaaaaaaatataacattacatgaatatttgagaattttcccCTTGcgaattgtattaaaaaaaatatgtcatctTTAAATTGCCGCTCAAATCTTGtcatactaatttttttcaaatctcaaCAAGATTATATAGATAGTTTAgagaattcctttttatttctatCGTTTAAGAGTAAAGGATACCTAGAAAATGTTTTCATCCATTCTATtgtaatcttttgaaattaactgtagctttttatacataaaaaatcctaattcaaaatacaaattcttcaTTACGAAAAAATGTGTTCAAGTGGTTTTACAGTAATTCttgaaatcagaattatttttgttatcaacAATTTCTGGATTTTGGTGATAATTTATGTATAAGAGAATAATTATTCACacacaataaaaatcatttgaaattgaaatgattcaaaattaaaagattgtGACTTTTAGCCTTTTGCCATTTCATACAAATCAGAGCTTAGTTAGGgatctgatttaaaaatatgcagtCATTTGATTGTAAgcattgtaatatttaaagatattttttctttcatttaatttttaaaagaaattaatatagttCTCTtcttataatataacaaataaaaaaataggagtGTTTATTTGGCTATAAATTACATTAGATAAAAATTACTCACATCATTCCCCAGTATttcttagtattaaaattttatacattaaattctatttttgataagTTCTGCACCATTTTGCTTTGATCCCCATCATTTTCaggatttaagaaaaaagaaaatctatacaGCATTATTATAAGTATCCAGAAGTAATTCACTAAAAATCATTGGACAAAAAGACTTGGTTTctcattgatttaattaaaaatcaaacaacctgaaataaacagaatttatttcataacagAACTAAAATTCTCTTGTCTCATTTccttgttaaaaagaaaaatttttattcataataataattcattttaaaatattacaatatattatataggATGGTGAGGATTACATTTCAATAtgttgaataagaaatttttataaatcaaagaaaaatttattacaataagtactataattaataaaatgtgttatttgccaatttaaaaatatttgcctaAAATTATAaggataatataattaaatgattatgaataaacctataatattatatagctgaaataagtaatttatcacatttttgttCAAGATTTTATATACTTCTAAagattttattagttaaaaaattcaataatacttCTTTCCAATTATTAATACAGAATGGCATGTAAAGaagattttttccatttcaattttaaatgactaTCTTAAAGCTTTTATGAATTGCTAGCTTTCAATCCATCATTTGTTGACATTTACGTATTCGAGACAGTTTTTCACGATATTAACAGGATGTATactcattttacttttataatagcAGCATACTTATAGATTCCTAACATAGGTGAAAGCTAATAtcttaatacattattattaagaTAGAGctttcatttatgaattatacaaaaaatattacaactttaaatcatttaactttttattccCTTAATATTTTCCCAATTCTTACTAGAAAGTTTCAATTTATCATACCTTTCTACTACCATACGATTTTCTTTACATATAACATAGCTTTCCTTAAACAGATACgactcatttcaaaatattttttacattttcatttctttattaggCAATTCAGTTTATTTCAATTGATACTTTGGCAATTTGGCATTGTTgacgcagctgggtgcacactaaaattcacttttaccgatactttataaaattttaatacacccatatactttatatattagaatgctttttaatataaaagtttaaattatccAATCTTCAATAGATACTAATTTAAGCCCTTCTAATCAAAAGATTTCTAAAGTATTTCTGtataatgcttttatattttaaattaataaattttacttactattaatagacaaaaacaattaaaacatttcttttataccactattttttaaaaattaaagtttattcaaatatatacttttactattatctaattaatattcttaagcttgacctatatataaaattgtaacggttttttataaattcagataaaaattaaacttatattttttttttaaattaatgctaaagcaattattaatacctcagaaaagattaaaaaagctTCTTTCTATATTATCAAATCATTGAAACATTAGTCATTTACTAATTTACttagaataataagaaaataaaaaaaaaaaaagaccaattaAATACAGACtatctttattacaaatttacatcatgaaatacaaaaatgatgAATAACAAATACAATATAAAGCCGAGATTTACAAAATGAATGAACATATCAATGGAAGAACTTCAACTTGAAGAATTTAACACAGTTCAGAACTAGAAttactacatatttaaaaaaagaattcagttcTAACTATTAATCACTGATCATCAGTTACAGTTCAAAAGAAAAAGTTCAATGGAAATGAAAGTTCGAGTGTACAACAAGACTTTACTTGGATTCATCCACATTGACAGTAACTTTCCTTTCTTGTTTAGGAGGTTCCTCTATCGCTTTCTTGGGAGCAAGGATTGATAGAACTCCATCAGGGCTCAAGGTAGATGTCACAGTATCGCCTTCGCAATTCTGAGGAAGCATATAACGCCGGGTAAATTCCCGAGTGGAGAAGCTACCGtcttcttcatttctttcttcgtGTTTGCCATGGATGACAACGTAATTATCGACGATTTTCACTTCAATCTCTTCTGGTTTGAACTGCTTCACATTCAGAGAAACCTGGAACTGTTTCTCGTCGTTTTTCACTTCAGACTGTCCAGAGGTAGCGATGCTGTTCTGTGTTCGTGGGTGGATCAGGAAACCTCGGTATAAAGTAGGAGACAACAAATCTTCATCTAACAGAGACGTTCCAAAACATTGGTCCATAATTCGCTCTGGATAGTCCCAGGTGCTCCACCAGTCACGTCCCAAAAGAGTTGGCACAATTGCTCGCAAAGCCATGGTTTAATTATTAGAATTCGAAGCAAATTATCTCCAGAAAGACAAGGAATGTAAATAATACGCAATAGCAGCAAGAGTCACAAAATATTCAATCTCACAACTTCAACTCTGAATAAGAAACTAACACCCAGCAGGCATCGTCCCCTATTTATATCCAGCTTACAAACGCCAGAGATTTCGCGAAAGACGACGAACGATCTAGAAACTACTACAAGTAAACAAATCGATTGCCGGTTGCTAGGTAACACCTGTCGACTAGATCAAACCGAAGGCCTGTGAATTAATATAGCTCGTCACTCGTTCAAGGATTGCATCCGTAGAAGCACCCTAATCCGAATGCCTAATGAAACTGGAATCAAAAGTTACtttaattatcagtttaaaaaatcacgcttatattttaattcaaattcatttcaaattttatttaataaacatcttatatttaatatatatgccCAAATtgctaacaatttaaaatttcttatttgtacagtattttaaaggtgggttcagacgaggcttattattgccggcaatagaaggtcacgcctacttcaggaaaatcacgtgactgcaacgggacaatggcaaatggttgtcccgtcgggacaactattagccattgtcccgacacgttgtctcaactgttcacacggggacaatagagggacaacagtagaTAGACAATGtttgcgcgcaataaaaagcctcgtgtgaacccaccttaatgCTAcacttcataaattattttgcaatatttaacagaaagcagcattatatttataaaaaattaaattaatatttttctttcattaactttaaaaaaaaaatctttaaatcctTCTCCCACCATTTCCGTCACTAATTTCATAAGGATTAGGGATTTCAAAACGAAAGATAATCTGATAaagcaaaagattaaaaaatctcTTCCCTATGCCTTGTATTCTTCGCTCTTTAAAGATGCACAGGTCTGTAACGtctatctatattatatttttgtccaAATCACCTGTCCACATATTctgttttgtgatttttaaagtttaaaattgaattatttcgcTGATCGCGCTTTCTCAATTATGAAGATCAGGAAAAATCGGCTCCGAAAGATCTTGGATGGAAATTTGATGACACCATCCCAATTGTGAAGTTATTTGTAGAGTTCTTCTTATTTCATAATGTCAGAGCTCTCACATACAcggctttttattttcttgaaatgacgTCCAAAATATCAATAGTGTACCTAGCAGAAAAACGTTTAGATAGGCACAGGGAAGCAAAacgtttttcaattaaatatgagaCTGCAAAACAAACCCCTTAGGAGGCTCTTTgtcattaaattaagaaaaggaaGAACACATATTAGATAACTTGAACAGCACAAAATTAGTGGAATACAAATTCACAATAGCATAACAAAGAAATGTTCAAATAACAATGTTACATGTCTAATACAGTATTACAGAAAGCAGACAGAAAGAAGAAACATTGGaaagattaaattaaacataacttaagtgttgaaaagatttgCAGTCCAAAAAGATAcacatttcacatatttttttgtgaaattttatttatttaattcacttgTCATTCTTTAAATTTCGGACCCATGCTCTATTGCAAAAGTTTCTTTTACTTCTGTGTATTTGAATTACCCTTAATTTGTGTCTAAGAACTTGAATCTGTTTCATGGCAACCATCGCAATAAATAATCTTCTAACGTTtgtttgattcaaatgtcgtttaTCCAGCTCATAATTTGCCTTATTTTTGATAGAATAGCTGACAAAGTGGCAAATTAATAGATATCacattttcataattatgataaaaattaatttaattactgacattatataaatatttcattaattttatattacatacaaaaatcaGAATGGTAAATACAGTAAAAACTTGGAAATaacatagatatattttgatatctagatatctttgataaataatgattatccacaaGATAAATCTCAAAGGAATCGattgcaaaacaaatttcatttaccttcaaaaattattttctaatctttaGAAAATCGGACAGTGTACGAAGTATACCgtatcatatcattaaaaattttgaaccatctgcTTATGAATTCCTAACCTAACACCTGCTTTCTGCTTTTACTTTCcgattattaatattgataattttttattaattgcagctGTTCTCCTTAATTACCAATATAAATACAACTTCGTTgagttaaaacaaataatttatcattattaaaatccaaaaatgtaaaacttttaatgattttaagatgaaaatagctatttaagttatttttatcgataaaattatatttgtaattattttagcacttaaaaattaaattataattcaagaaccGTGTGAAatgacataattattattttcttttaaaaaataagttataacttaTGTATTCAGAGAAAATACGCCTAttttttccatacaaaaatgaatatcatattaattaaaatcatatttaaattattaatttaatttaggtaatattaaaaaaatacgcctttatttatataattatttccttcTAAAAGTTAAgttataatccaagaattaggaaaataaatgtttatttttgcataaataatgaaaaacatattaattaaaattatttctacattgctaaattaatttgaaataatctagaaagaaaaccaataaaaaaaaattaataagcacaAGCCTGACGGAATTTGGTTCCCGTGAAGGCTATTGCATCGCTTTACCAACTATGCAGTTCGGGCGCTCGGCAACGGCGACACATTATTAGTAcgtttgagggccattttctcgaaGTTTACTGGCTActgcgctttaatatttttacgaataaaCATTCCAAAAAGTATACTCCATTGTACTATCTCATTTCGAAATCAACTTTCCAATTCGTTCCCTTCCCTTGTAAGTCAAATTATTGTATGTACAAGTGGCAGTGAAAATTCTTCTTCTGAgttaatgattggcaaaagcaaAAAACATGCGCTGCAAAAGTTTTGAGCATAAGTATGAGTTTCATTTcatcattacattaaaaatgttgttaaaatttatgaaattaaaattttaaaatttattaaaaataaagaaaaagattgtacaaaaataaaattaatttcattaaaaagttttttttttaaataatgcaaaaactatttttgtgtgataataatTTTGAGAGATATAAGCATTAATTTCCAGTAGCAAGTCTTTGCGATTACCCATTTGgcgacatttattatttttcagaaagaaattacacaggtaattaaattcaataaattgtgtttaattattgaaatttcttaacaaatatttttttttaaaatgtaatttttacaattttaattattaaattattgtttcaggAAACTTAATAAACGTTTCGCTAACACATCATCATTACACAAACaatcatttatttcttgaaaaaaaatcgcgggaactttttattcatttttctttattaaaaaattgtattctgtGCATTTCAGATGCTATAAGTATTCagaaaatacagtagactcccgattatccgcggtgcggattatccgcgcctgtcgcacaaagttttttttttttttttgactgattttttcaaaaaggtgcagttttacagttatgcttttgcaattaaataatacattacagtattaaaacagtacatatgtattaatttttctgtgtatccttgacgcctctcgtaaatacaaagcacttttctattttcattaacaaaatgcaatttaggttagttttgagtgatatactaaaatattaagcg is part of the Argiope bruennichi chromosome 10, qqArgBrue1.1, whole genome shotgun sequence genome and harbors:
- the LOC129988624 gene encoding protein lethal(2)essential for life-like produces the protein MALRAIVPTLLGRDWWSTWDYPERIMDQCFGTSLLDEDLLSPTLYRGFLIHPRTQNSIATSGQSEVKNDEKQFQVSLNVKQFKPEEIEVKIVDNYVVIHGKHEERNEEDGSFSTREFTRRYMLPQNCEGDTVTSTLSPDGVLSILAPKKAIEEPPKQERKVTVNVDESK